The Corallococcus soli genome contains a region encoding:
- a CDS encoding crotonase/enoyl-CoA hydratase family protein translates to MGDTYKSLRIERGEGVAELVLTGPGKGNAMGPDFWREMPEALRLLDADDSVRVMLVRGEGNNFTYGLDLMGMMESLGPLLTAEGNLALERSQLLKLIGEMQQATEGVARCKKPVIAAVHGWCIGGGMDLIAACDFRYCSQDAKFSLREVKVGIVADLGALQRLPRIIGEGNTRELAYTGGDVDAARALRMGLVNEVFPTPEALLTEARATARRIADNPPLVIQGAKQVMEYCADKSIADGLRYVAVWNSAFLQSHDLTEAFSAFAERRPPRFQGR, encoded by the coding sequence ATGGGCGACACGTACAAGTCATTGCGCATCGAGAGGGGCGAGGGCGTCGCCGAGCTGGTGCTCACCGGCCCGGGCAAGGGCAACGCCATGGGTCCCGACTTCTGGCGGGAGATGCCCGAGGCGCTCCGCTTGCTGGACGCCGACGACTCCGTGCGCGTGATGTTGGTGCGCGGCGAGGGCAACAACTTCACCTATGGCCTGGACCTGATGGGGATGATGGAGTCCCTGGGGCCGCTGCTCACCGCCGAGGGCAACCTGGCGCTGGAGCGCAGTCAGCTGCTCAAGCTGATTGGTGAGATGCAGCAGGCCACGGAAGGGGTGGCGCGGTGCAAGAAGCCCGTCATCGCCGCGGTGCATGGCTGGTGCATCGGTGGGGGCATGGACCTCATCGCCGCGTGTGACTTCCGGTACTGCTCGCAGGACGCGAAGTTCTCCCTGCGCGAGGTGAAGGTCGGCATCGTCGCGGACCTGGGCGCGCTCCAGCGGCTGCCGCGCATCATCGGCGAAGGGAACACGCGCGAGCTGGCCTACACCGGCGGCGACGTGGACGCGGCGCGCGCGCTGCGCATGGGCCTGGTCAATGAGGTCTTCCCCACGCCCGAGGCCCTGCTCACGGAGGCGCGGGCGACGGCGCGGCGCATCGCCGACAACCCGCCGCTCGTCATCCAGGGCGCCAAGCAGGTGATGGAGTATTGCGCGGACAAATCCATCGCGGATGGGCTGCGGTACGTGGCGGTGTGGAACTCCGCCTTCCTCCAGTCGCATGACCTGACGGAGGCCTTCTCCGCCTTCGCTGAACGCCGGCCGCCCCGCTTCCAGGGACGCTGA
- a CDS encoding kelch repeat-containing protein yields the protein MAAHPPAPNVPSLPAAATASVGDFDARGCSSSRHTSAARSGNLRRALMMNAFTRWMLALAVALLAACTITPPDSGSDEARLADSAPQALPSDGAPDSSLSSTLHGCSRPGGRTCGGWSLAGSMAAPRFLHTATLLLNGRVLVAGGETASAEVYAPASRTWSPAGAMTAPRFAPTATLLPDGRVLIAGGRNNSDGALATAEVYDPASGTWSPTGSMATTRYLHEATRLPDGRVLISGGANEIGVPLATAEVYDPASGTWSATGSLATARALHTATGLPDGRVLVVGGYNAGPSLSSAELYDPASGTWSTTDSMAQVRSEHTASLLPDGNVLVAGGFSFSNFGALATAEVYTPATGTWSTTGSMASARGQHVAALLPDGRVLVAGGWSGTQELAEAEVYEPASGLWSATGSMPEPRVAAEATALPDGRVLVSGGHNSGGGILSTAEAYGPLRGTWTATGSMSEPRREHTATLLPNGKVLVAGGADENLAGFATAELYDRASGSWRATGAMAGPRYRHTATLLPNGRVLVAGGISNTEFLRTAEVYDPASGTWRRTGPLTAPRWSHRAVLLPNGKVLVLGGQDASGAPVATAEVYDPATGTWCTTGSMASARAQHAATLLPNGRVLVAGGYNLTSGPLATAEVYNPATGTWRVTGSMAGPRIVHTMTLLFNGRVLAAGGWSGDRYLETSETYDHRAGTWSATGSMAGPRSSHQATPLLNGGVLVVGGVNERGALASAEVYNPFSGTWSAACSMTRPRYDHTATLLFNGRVLVAGGTGANGTAELYSP from the coding sequence ATGGCCGCGCATCCGCCCGCACCCAATGTTCCCTCGCTGCCCGCTGCGGCGACTGCATCCGTGGGGGACTTCGACGCACGGGGTTGTTCTTCATCCCGCCACACCTCCGCAGCGAGGAGTGGGAATCTCCGGAGAGCCCTGATGATGAATGCATTCACTCGATGGATGCTGGCGCTCGCGGTAGCGTTGCTGGCGGCCTGCACCATCACTCCTCCCGACTCCGGGTCGGACGAGGCGCGGCTCGCGGACTCCGCGCCGCAGGCTCTCCCCTCCGACGGCGCTCCCGACTCCTCCCTCTCCAGCACGCTCCATGGCTGTTCAAGGCCGGGTGGACGGACCTGTGGGGGATGGAGCCTGGCGGGCTCCATGGCGGCGCCTCGCTTTCTTCACACCGCGACGTTGCTGCTCAACGGCCGGGTCCTGGTCGCGGGAGGCGAAACTGCGAGTGCGGAGGTGTACGCCCCGGCCTCTCGAACCTGGAGTCCGGCGGGCGCCATGACCGCGCCGCGCTTCGCTCCCACTGCGACGCTGCTGCCTGACGGAAGGGTCCTCATCGCGGGGGGGCGCAACAACAGTGATGGCGCCCTGGCGACGGCGGAGGTGTACGACCCGGCCTCAGGAACCTGGAGCCCAACAGGCTCCATGGCCACAACGCGCTACTTGCATGAGGCGACGCGGCTACCCGACGGAAGGGTTCTCATCTCGGGGGGAGCGAACGAGATCGGTGTCCCCTTGGCGACGGCGGAGGTGTACGACCCGGCCTCAGGAACCTGGAGCGCAACGGGCTCCCTGGCCACGGCTCGCGCATTGCACACGGCGACGGGGTTGCCCGACGGCAGGGTGCTGGTCGTGGGAGGGTACAATGCTGGCCCTTCCCTCTCATCCGCGGAACTGTACGACCCGGCCTCGGGAACCTGGAGCACGACGGACTCCATGGCGCAGGTTCGCAGCGAGCACACGGCGAGCCTGCTGCCCGACGGCAACGTCCTTGTCGCGGGAGGGTTCAGCTTCAGCAATTTCGGCGCTCTCGCAACGGCAGAGGTGTACACCCCGGCCACGGGCACCTGGAGTACGACAGGCTCCATGGCTTCGGCTCGAGGCCAGCATGTGGCGGCGCTGCTGCCTGACGGGAGGGTCCTCGTCGCCGGGGGATGGTCGGGGACCCAAGAACTCGCGGAGGCTGAAGTGTACGAGCCGGCCTCGGGGCTCTGGAGTGCGACGGGTTCCATGCCCGAGCCCCGTGTCGCGGCTGAGGCCACGGCGTTGCCCGACGGCAGGGTCCTCGTCTCAGGGGGACACAACTCGGGAGGAGGCATCCTCTCGACCGCGGAGGCCTATGGCCCGCTGCGGGGCACCTGGACGGCGACGGGCTCCATGAGCGAGCCTCGCCGTGAGCACACGGCGACGTTGTTGCCCAATGGCAAGGTCCTCGTCGCGGGGGGCGCCGATGAGAACCTTGCTGGCTTCGCGACGGCGGAGCTGTACGACCGGGCCTCGGGCTCCTGGCGCGCAACCGGTGCCATGGCCGGGCCCCGCTATCGCCACACGGCAACGCTGTTGCCCAACGGCAGGGTGCTCGTCGCGGGGGGCATCAGCAACACCGAGTTTCTCAGGACGGCGGAGGTCTATGACCCGGCCTCGGGCACCTGGCGCAGGACCGGCCCGCTGACCGCACCGCGTTGGAGTCACAGGGCGGTACTGCTGCCGAACGGGAAGGTCCTCGTCCTGGGCGGACAGGACGCCAGCGGTGCTCCTGTCGCGACCGCCGAGGTGTACGATCCGGCCACGGGCACCTGGTGCACGACGGGCTCCATGGCTTCAGCCCGCGCCCAACACGCGGCGACGCTGTTGCCCAACGGCAGGGTGCTCGTCGCGGGGGGATACAACCTCACCAGTGGCCCCCTCGCGACGGCGGAGGTGTACAACCCGGCCACGGGCACCTGGCGTGTCACCGGCTCCATGGCCGGACCTCGCATCGTCCACACGATGACGCTGCTGTTCAACGGCAGGGTCCTTGCCGCTGGCGGATGGTCCGGGGACCGCTACCTCGAGACCTCGGAGACGTATGACCATCGCGCCGGCACCTGGAGCGCGACGGGCTCCATGGCCGGCCCACGCTCCAGTCACCAGGCGACGCCGCTGCTCAACGGCGGGGTGCTCGTCGTCGGCGGTGTGAACGAGCGCGGGGCCCTCGCGTCGGCGGAGGTATACAATCCGTTCTCGGGGACCTGGAGTGCCGCCTGCTCCATGACCAGACCTCGCTATGACCACACGGCGACGCTGCTGTTCAACGGCAGGGTCCTCGTCGCGGGGGGCACCGGCGCCAACGGGACAGCGGAGCTGTACTCACCCTGA
- a CDS encoding OTU domain-containing protein: MPKTGYDSDTESDSDNSDDEDESSARPGGRQPGRAFRGFDGLEPVVLADRVKEHLKRSTEADKYKQDEVAQILNTRIYYSKRQWSPQAERDFKRADAAFREGDLQTLQKLKTRFCIAHYRGVTYGRNNFSAIARRNHRQDVEAGVRPIYSVSVLESLGVDVSDYNSGLYDDTPVLMEALQERANLLKEILLAKRAALKDGFKYGSITFDSYADALQHIYTNNYKHTFSSIKVALASKQGLLKDRTKLEHLKKKPPEIQRKTRFSARYGMQNLPRDWEAYEGLFNGANPFVSTGDTPRHALKYALGMKFYGDLVKHRLFPGWSAETGRVKKPYSGKVYILLHSLNEFIEDAPLHVPTLNTQGRIRVADEIVEEREATFPSFIPRKRVVWEHVTKFPSFDGYTDQHLEKYGLTEEDFEQYKAALFTSPNRTESTHKSQIQESRAIEAWLVNFHEVRLIEIARRIAESRGMILVYQGADGGLSRELASVRRDADVDNRLWQREPNHQFQGHDYSFAYGSELQRLLTLMQEKGASLADEFEFNQTLSTRFTRHPVLGDGNCLFRALADAANRLAIPSGPLNHLSARAHVYVSYLQTPSLVQACNINSAYLLNMRQAATDAADLSRWGSEHEIMAFAVYYRLRICVFLGERPSQDLQYQVGNVVDVQVSRDERCVWFTPTAHGHAGTLYLLHEHGNHFTPLAPRPGAPPLG, encoded by the coding sequence ATGCCCAAGACAGGGTACGACAGTGACACCGAGTCCGACTCGGACAACTCGGATGATGAGGACGAGTCATCAGCCCGCCCGGGCGGTCGGCAGCCGGGCCGGGCCTTTCGTGGGTTCGACGGGCTTGAGCCCGTGGTCCTCGCCGATCGCGTCAAGGAGCACCTCAAGAGGTCCACCGAGGCGGACAAGTACAAGCAGGACGAGGTCGCCCAGATCCTCAACACCCGCATCTACTACTCGAAGCGCCAGTGGTCCCCCCAGGCAGAGAGGGACTTCAAGCGCGCCGACGCGGCCTTCCGCGAGGGCGACCTCCAGACGCTCCAGAAGCTGAAGACCCGCTTCTGCATCGCCCACTACCGGGGCGTGACCTACGGCCGCAACAACTTCTCGGCCATCGCCCGCCGCAACCACCGGCAGGACGTCGAGGCCGGCGTCCGCCCCATCTACAGCGTGTCCGTCCTGGAATCATTGGGCGTGGATGTCAGCGACTACAACTCCGGCCTCTACGACGACACGCCCGTGCTGATGGAGGCGCTCCAGGAGCGCGCGAACCTGCTCAAGGAGATCCTCCTCGCCAAGCGCGCCGCGCTCAAGGACGGCTTCAAGTACGGCAGCATCACGTTCGACAGCTACGCGGACGCCCTGCAGCACATCTACACCAACAACTACAAACACACCTTCAGCTCCATCAAGGTCGCCCTGGCCTCGAAACAGGGGCTGCTCAAGGACCGGACGAAGCTCGAACACCTCAAGAAGAAGCCCCCGGAAATCCAAAGGAAGACCAGGTTCTCGGCACGGTACGGGATGCAGAACCTCCCCCGTGACTGGGAGGCGTACGAAGGGCTGTTCAACGGCGCCAACCCCTTCGTCTCCACGGGAGACACGCCACGACATGCGCTCAAGTACGCATTGGGCATGAAGTTCTACGGCGATCTGGTCAAGCACCGGCTCTTCCCGGGCTGGTCGGCGGAGACCGGACGCGTCAAGAAGCCCTACTCCGGCAAGGTCTACATCCTCCTGCACAGCCTCAACGAGTTCATCGAAGACGCGCCGCTGCACGTGCCGACCCTCAACACCCAGGGCCGTATTCGCGTGGCGGATGAGATCGTCGAGGAGCGCGAGGCGACCTTCCCGTCCTTCATCCCCAGGAAGCGCGTGGTCTGGGAGCACGTGACCAAGTTCCCCTCCTTCGACGGGTACACCGACCAGCACCTGGAGAAATACGGCCTCACCGAGGAGGACTTCGAACAGTACAAGGCAGCGCTGTTCACGAGCCCCAACCGGACCGAGTCCACGCACAAGTCGCAGATCCAGGAGAGCCGCGCCATCGAGGCCTGGCTGGTCAACTTCCACGAGGTGAGGTTGATCGAGATCGCCCGGCGCATCGCCGAGAGCCGGGGGATGATCCTCGTCTACCAGGGTGCGGATGGCGGGCTGAGCAGGGAGCTCGCGTCAGTCCGCCGCGATGCCGACGTCGACAATCGGCTGTGGCAGCGCGAGCCCAATCACCAGTTCCAGGGCCACGACTACTCGTTCGCGTACGGCTCCGAGCTCCAGCGGCTCCTCACCCTGATGCAGGAGAAGGGCGCGTCGCTCGCGGACGAGTTCGAGTTCAACCAGACGCTGTCCACCCGGTTCACGCGGCACCCCGTGCTCGGGGATGGCAACTGCCTGTTCCGCGCGCTCGCGGATGCCGCCAACCGGCTGGCCATCCCCAGCGGCCCCCTCAACCACTTGAGCGCACGCGCGCACGTCTACGTGTCCTACCTGCAGACCCCTTCGCTGGTGCAGGCGTGCAACATCAACAGCGCCTACCTGCTCAACATGCGGCAGGCGGCCACTGACGCGGCTGACCTCTCGCGCTGGGGCTCCGAGCACGAAATCATGGCGTTCGCGGTCTACTACCGCCTGCGCATCTGCGTCTTCCTGGGCGAGCGGCCCTCCCAGGATCTGCAATACCAGGTCGGCAACGTGGTCGACGTGCAGGTCTCCCGCGACGAGCGGTGCGTGTGGTTCACCCCCACCGCCCATGGCCATGCCGGCACGCTCTACCTGCTGCACGAGCACGGCAACCACTTCACCCCTCTGGCTCCACGCCCAGGGGCGCCCCCCCTGGGCTAG
- a CDS encoding DUF418 domain-containing protein, translating into MTPVLSKVSLPSAEARPVESSERLALLDTLRGFALCGVFISNVMVWFSGRVFLPREQVLTAMNDASLVDTVAWQAFSLLVGGKFITLFSFLFGLGFAVQMDRAEARGTSITPVYVRRLGVMLVMGLAHLFLIWYGDILSTYAVLGFGLLLFRGRSNRTLLISALLFALGGSVVSVVILKLPQLLADTPEASAAIVKAANENSAAIKARTLTAFTHGSWLDATKATSFFFFRDYLPLLLAITLSTFGRFLLGLLAGKHRIFHDVPQHLWLFRRLLGWGLVAGVIGSGSGLVLQQLMVKQVFTPETLPTWVSFAMAPLRNLGDLGFAAVYVSGITLLFQRATWQRALGLLAPVGRMALTNYLSQSIISVLFFYGYGLGFITKLGPAACVAYCLAVFCVQGVWSHLWLSRFRFGPAEWVWRSLTYGKAQPMRRDDASGQRTPASGVDRVSGPS; encoded by the coding sequence ATGACCCCAGTCCTCTCCAAGGTCTCGCTCCCCAGCGCCGAGGCCCGTCCCGTGGAGTCCAGCGAGCGATTGGCGCTCCTCGACACGCTGCGCGGCTTCGCCCTGTGCGGCGTGTTCATCTCCAATGTGATGGTGTGGTTCAGCGGCAGGGTGTTCCTGCCGCGAGAGCAGGTCCTCACGGCGATGAACGACGCATCGCTCGTCGACACCGTCGCGTGGCAGGCGTTCTCGCTGCTGGTGGGCGGGAAGTTCATCACCCTGTTCTCATTCCTCTTCGGCCTCGGCTTCGCGGTGCAGATGGACCGCGCCGAAGCGCGAGGGACCTCCATCACGCCGGTCTATGTCCGGCGGCTGGGGGTGATGCTGGTGATGGGGCTCGCCCACCTGTTCCTCATCTGGTACGGCGACATCCTCAGTACGTACGCGGTGCTGGGATTCGGCCTGCTCCTGTTCCGGGGGCGCTCGAACCGGACGCTGCTCATCAGCGCCCTGCTGTTCGCCCTGGGGGGGTCCGTCGTCAGCGTGGTCATCCTCAAGCTCCCGCAGCTGCTGGCGGACACGCCGGAGGCCAGCGCGGCCATCGTCAAGGCGGCCAACGAGAACTCCGCGGCCATCAAGGCGCGAACGCTGACGGCCTTCACCCACGGGAGCTGGCTGGACGCGACGAAAGCGACCAGCTTCTTCTTCTTCCGCGACTACCTGCCGCTTCTGCTGGCCATCACGCTTTCGACGTTTGGCCGGTTCCTGTTGGGCCTGCTGGCGGGGAAGCACCGCATCTTCCACGACGTGCCCCAGCACCTGTGGCTGTTTCGCCGACTCCTCGGGTGGGGGCTCGTGGCCGGGGTGATTGGCAGCGGCAGCGGTCTGGTGTTGCAGCAGCTCATGGTGAAGCAGGTCTTCACCCCGGAGACGCTGCCGACGTGGGTGTCCTTCGCCATGGCACCGCTGCGGAACCTGGGCGACCTGGGCTTCGCGGCCGTCTATGTGTCCGGCATCACCCTGCTCTTCCAGCGCGCCACCTGGCAGCGAGCGCTGGGCCTGCTCGCGCCGGTGGGGCGCATGGCGCTGACGAACTACCTGTCACAGTCCATCATCAGCGTGCTGTTCTTCTACGGGTATGGACTGGGCTTCATCACGAAGCTGGGCCCCGCCGCGTGCGTGGCGTACTGCCTGGCCGTCTTCTGCGTCCAGGGGGTGTGGAGCCACCTGTGGCTGTCGCGGTTCCGCTTCGGCCCCGCGGAGTGGGTGTGGCGGTCGCTGACGTATGGGAAAGCCCAGCCGATGCGCCGTGATGACGCCTCCGGCCAGCGCACGCCGGCGTCAGGCGTGGACCGGGTGTCCGGCCCATCGT
- a CDS encoding alpha/beta fold hydrolase, protein MKTTTSKDGTVLAYDVHGSGPALVYVTGASCFRSFMPIVQDVKQFAREFTVYSYDRRGRGDSGNTLPWTVEREVEDIEAMIDAAGGKACLYGHSSGAVLALEAALRLGDKVQKVVLYDASYVHDEAEKAEYDVLGQAVHKLLEEGKKAEAMRAFLKGIGMPKAFVFLLPLFPGWRTMKALAPTLAYDIALTRDVPPVERAAGVAVPTHVMVGQKSPAALHDVASQLAKAIPNARFTELAGQDHMVGAKVLLPRLVEFLKQ, encoded by the coding sequence ATGAAGACAACCACATCAAAAGACGGCACGGTGCTCGCCTACGACGTGCACGGCAGTGGGCCTGCCCTCGTCTACGTCACCGGCGCGAGCTGCTTCCGCTCGTTCATGCCCATCGTCCAGGACGTCAAGCAGTTCGCCAGGGAGTTCACCGTCTACAGCTACGACCGCCGCGGGCGTGGCGACAGCGGTAACACCCTGCCGTGGACGGTCGAGCGTGAGGTCGAAGACATCGAGGCCATGATCGACGCGGCCGGTGGCAAGGCTTGTTTGTACGGCCATTCCTCTGGCGCGGTGCTTGCGCTCGAAGCCGCCTTGCGGCTGGGAGACAAGGTCCAGAAGGTGGTCCTGTACGACGCGTCCTACGTCCATGATGAGGCGGAGAAGGCCGAGTACGACGTGTTGGGGCAGGCGGTTCACAAGTTGTTGGAGGAGGGCAAGAAGGCAGAGGCGATGCGTGCCTTCTTGAAGGGCATTGGAATGCCGAAGGCGTTCGTTTTCCTGCTGCCCTTGTTTCCCGGCTGGCGGACCATGAAGGCGCTGGCGCCAACCCTGGCGTACGACATCGCCTTGACCCGCGATGTTCCGCCCGTTGAACGGGCCGCTGGGGTCGCCGTGCCAACACATGTCATGGTCGGGCAGAAGAGCCCTGCCGCCCTGCACGACGTTGCAAGCCAGTTGGCCAAGGCGATACCCAACGCTAGGTTCACCGAACTCGCGGGCCAGGACCACATGGTTGGAGCAAAGGTGTTGCTGCCCAGGCTCGTGGAGTTCTTGAAGCAATGA
- a CDS encoding DUF1624 domain-containing protein, giving the protein MPAGSLPIPQGADSSTGGQARRQASAGRIVAIDALRGFVMLLMLVDHAREFFYMHAQVSDPVNLATTPPGLFFTRLAAHLCAPVFVALTGLSAWLYGQRRGGKRAASAFLLKRGAFLVLLELTLVNFAWTFSLAPSTYFLQVIWAIGWSMIALAGLLWLPKPALLAVGFAIVFGHNLLDPISFAPGEPGSALWAIFHDRGFIELPWDARARTSYPLAPWIGVIALGHVIGPWFSSAVDVGTRRRRLCFLGASALTLFMALRLLNGYGEPVPWVVGATPLKTVISFLNLTKYPPSLDFLLLTLGVGALLLALLERMPARGLALLTTFGAAPLFFYLAHLYLLHGLNSVALLAFGPNQGAFFSVPDIAALWGLAAVLLLPLGFACRWFVNLKARTNSAWMSYL; this is encoded by the coding sequence GTGCCCGCAGGCTCGCTCCCCATACCCCAGGGGGCCGATTCGTCGACTGGGGGGCAGGCCAGGAGGCAGGCTAGCGCGGGGCGCATCGTCGCCATCGATGCCCTGCGCGGCTTCGTCATGCTGCTCATGCTCGTGGACCACGCGCGTGAGTTCTTCTACATGCACGCGCAGGTGAGCGACCCGGTGAACCTGGCCACCACGCCCCCAGGCCTCTTCTTCACGCGGCTCGCGGCGCACCTGTGCGCGCCGGTGTTCGTCGCGCTGACGGGGCTGTCGGCGTGGCTCTACGGCCAGCGGCGGGGCGGGAAGCGCGCGGCCTCCGCGTTCCTGTTGAAGCGGGGGGCGTTCCTCGTCCTGTTGGAGCTGACGCTGGTCAACTTCGCCTGGACGTTCTCGTTGGCGCCCTCCACCTACTTCCTCCAGGTCATCTGGGCGATTGGCTGGTCGATGATTGCCCTCGCCGGGCTCTTGTGGCTGCCGAAGCCCGCGCTGCTCGCCGTGGGGTTTGCCATCGTCTTCGGGCACAACCTGCTCGACCCCATCTCCTTCGCGCCTGGGGAGCCCGGCTCCGCGCTCTGGGCGATTTTCCACGACAGGGGGTTCATCGAGCTGCCCTGGGATGCGCGCGCGCGGACGTCCTATCCCCTGGCTCCGTGGATTGGCGTGATTGCCCTGGGCCACGTCATCGGTCCCTGGTTTTCGTCCGCGGTCGACGTGGGGACGCGTCGGCGCAGGCTGTGTTTCCTCGGCGCGTCCGCGTTGACGCTCTTCATGGCTCTGCGTCTGTTGAATGGCTACGGAGAGCCCGTGCCCTGGGTGGTGGGGGCCACGCCGCTCAAGACGGTGATCTCCTTCCTGAACCTCACCAAGTACCCGCCGTCGCTCGACTTCCTGCTGCTGACGTTGGGGGTGGGCGCGCTGCTGCTCGCGCTGTTGGAGCGGATGCCCGCGCGGGGGCTGGCGCTGCTCACGACCTTTGGCGCGGCGCCGCTGTTCTTCTATCTGGCCCATCTCTATCTGCTGCACGGGCTCAACAGCGTGGCGCTCCTGGCGTTTGGACCCAACCAGGGAGCGTTCTTCAGCGTCCCCGACATCGCGGCGCTCTGGGGGCTCGCCGCGGTGCTGTTGTTGCCGCTGGGGTTCGCGTGCCGCTGGTTCGTGAATCTCAAGGCACGAACGAACAGCGCGTGGATGAGCTACTTGTAG
- a CDS encoding SDR family NAD(P)-dependent oxidoreductase gives MKLMSSSAIVTGAGQGIGLGISARLMRDGANVLLFGRTLEKVEAAAGELNRVMEGRARAVPFAGDVVRAEDVARAIEVATREFGLPGILVNNAGSATLRPLLELPTEEFDQVLATNLKGPFLFTQALAKALVAAKQPGSIVNISSLNQTAVTDGLAHYCASKAGLANFSKVAASELGRYGIRVNVVAPGAIRTPLADGAGLLSGAMGREFLAHTPLGKPCGEPEDVAKVVSFLCSDLASWITGDTLAVDGGNHIRGLHSYADTLGLTRPVEG, from the coding sequence ATGAAGCTGATGTCGAGCAGTGCCATCGTGACGGGAGCAGGCCAGGGAATCGGACTGGGGATCTCCGCGCGCCTCATGCGGGACGGCGCCAACGTCCTCCTCTTCGGGCGGACCCTGGAGAAGGTGGAGGCGGCCGCCGGAGAGCTCAACCGGGTGATGGAGGGGCGCGCACGGGCCGTGCCCTTCGCGGGAGACGTGGTCCGCGCGGAGGACGTGGCGCGGGCCATCGAGGTCGCCACGCGGGAGTTCGGCCTCCCGGGGATCCTGGTGAACAACGCCGGTTCGGCCACCCTCCGCCCGCTCCTCGAGTTGCCGACGGAGGAGTTCGACCAGGTCCTGGCCACCAACCTCAAGGGGCCCTTCCTGTTCACCCAGGCCCTCGCGAAGGCGCTCGTCGCCGCGAAGCAGCCGGGCTCCATCGTCAACATCTCCTCGCTGAATCAGACGGCCGTGACGGACGGGCTCGCGCACTACTGCGCCTCCAAGGCGGGGCTCGCGAACTTCTCGAAGGTCGCCGCTTCGGAGCTGGGGCGTTACGGCATTCGTGTGAACGTCGTGGCCCCGGGCGCCATCCGCACGCCCCTGGCGGACGGTGCCGGCCTCCTGAGTGGCGCCATGGGGCGGGAGTTCCTCGCGCACACGCCGCTCGGGAAGCCGTGTGGCGAGCCGGAGGACGTGGCGAAGGTGGTGTCGTTCCTCTGCAGCGACCTCGCGTCGTGGATCACCGGCGACACGCTCGCCGTCGACGGCGGCAATCACATTCGCGGGTTGCACAGCTACGCGGACACGCTGGGCCTCACCCGTCCCGTGGAAGGCTGA